A genomic segment from Nematostella vectensis chromosome 6, jaNemVect1.1, whole genome shotgun sequence encodes:
- the LOC116613263 gene encoding uncharacterized protein LOC116613263 has product MDSLGISHLSLEEQPQPLSHPLDHGEMGQSVEICGEGETKHGGRWRSSESQESGYMSESEQESQDISSSDTQDGYYSDYGSQDMPMEAVNIATEGPRESYCVDIRNKGNLVVTLGDDGAHTSNRQLALPSKRRNTDSGHGESKIPRLRKKNSNQIVGANSKKQKSIPQYFRKQKRREVVGYKRGDELDKNILSKNIYIDIKENSGSIQISNDASKEDLEDCVTDGRSRNTYHINIMNSSGNMAIGDNAKCEHNFVTGECVTADGLHPNVVVSPTAPLVVRAGKSVAKRTQLIYKLTGDIYPLRENGKWDLFYQCVNQGIKIARDAGQKGVKIFLMIEKSIGLSYQKKNEESLKLLNKANKEISEHALEMREFLLALSHSQLAALYRREKKKLKTYDALAKAQQNAVMVPSFLVKGFTAYERASTLSLELSLVSISEPDRDELKKEAKDALRLAISFCEEMLQQNPGLYLRKHIFALLKLALLDLNCRTSAARSQPVSERDVNEAEDCIKHTEQKYSQHLNDSLKIQLYTAKCDLCFRKAQVQCQENQTDNGHKQLEIELYQQAMVYGEMALKMAQKINFPIDIQALQERLSELRVLSGDATCSRITEL; this is encoded by the coding sequence ATGGATTCGCTTGGCATTTCGCACCTTAGCCTCGAGGAGCAACCCCAGCCACTTTCTCACCCGTTAGATCATGGTGAAATGGGCCAAAGTGTCGAGATTTGTGGGGAAGGAGAAACTAAACATGGCGGCCGTTGGAGATCATCAGAGTCCCAGGAATCTGGGTACATGAGTGAAAGCGAACAAGAATCTCAAGATATATCGTCGAGTGATACACAAGATGGTTATTATTCAGACTACGGCTCGCAAGATATGCCAATGGAAGCCGTGAATATCGCAACAGAGGGCCCGAGAGAGAGCTATTGCGTCGACATACGAAACAAAGGGAATCTTGTGGTGACACTTGGGGATGACGGAGCGCACACTTCCAATAGGCAGTTGGCCTTGCCTTCGAAGCGTCGTAATACAGATTCTGGTCACGGGGAAAGCAAGATTCCGAGACTAcgcaaaaaaaattccaatcAAATCGTGGGCGCGAATTCCAAGAAACAGAAATCTATTCCACAATACTTTCGCAAACAGAAGAGACGTGAGGTGGTGGGCTACAAAAGAGGTGATGAATTAGATAAAAACATTCtctcaaaaaatatatacatcgACATTAAAGAGAACTCGGGTTCCATTCAAATTTCCAATGACGCAAGCAAAGAAGATCTTGAAGATTGCGTGACAGACGGAAGGTCGCGTAACACATACCACATCAACATAATGAATTCGTCGGGGAATATGGCGATAGGAGACAATGCAAAGTGCGAACATAACTTTGTCACAGGAGAGTGTGTGACAGCAGATGGATTACATCCAAATGTGGTAGTATCCCCAACAGCACCCCTAGTGGTGCGAGCTGGCAAATCAGTGGCCAAAAGGACACAACTGATTTACAAACTGACTGGAGACATTTACCCATTACGTGAAAATGGAAAGTGGGACTTGTTTTATCAATGTGTTAATCAAGGGATTAAGATCGCTCGGGATGCTGGGCAAAAAGGTGttaagatatttttaatgATTGAGAAAAGCATTGGGCTGAGTTACCAGAAAAAGAATGAAGAGTCTCTCAAGCTTCTTAACAAGGCTAACAAAGAGATCTCAGAACATGCCCTGGAAATGCGAGAATTTCTGCTTGCACTTTCTCACAGTCAACTTGCTGCTCTTTAccgaagagaaaaaaagaaattgaaaacttATGATGCATTAGCAAAAGCACAACAGAATGCAGTAATGGTTCCTTCTTTTTTGGTCAAAGGATTTACTGCATATGAGAGAGCAAGCACACTATCACTAGAACTTTCACTGGTTTCTATTTCAGAACCGGACAGAGATGAGCTAAAAAAAGAAGCCAAGGATGCCTTGAGGCTGGCTATATCATTCTGTGAAGAAATGCTCCAACAGAATCCTGGATTATATCTTAGAAAACACATTTTTGCACTGTTGAAACTTGCACTTCTTGATCTCAACTGTCGCACCTCAGCGGCTCGCAGTCAGCCTGTCAGTGAGAGAGATGTCAATGAAGCAGAGGATTGCATCAAACACACAGAGCAGAAATACAGTCAACATCTTAATGATTCTCTAAAAATCCAACTTTACACAGCAAAATGTGACCTGTGTTTCCGTAAGGCCCAAGTCCAATGCCAGGAAAACCAGACAGATAATGGTCACAAGCAGTTGGAGATTGAGCTGTACCAGCAAGCAATGGTGTATGGGGAAATGGCATTAAAGATGGCACAGAAGATAAACTTCCCCATAGATATCCAAGCATTACAGGAGAGGCTGTCTGAGCTCAGAGTTCTGAGTGGAGATGCAACTTGTTCCAGGATAACTGAACTCTGA